A part of Lacinutrix sp. 5H-3-7-4 genomic DNA contains:
- a CDS encoding ABC-F family ATP-binding cassette domain-containing protein codes for MLNIHNLSISFQGEYLFEDITFKLGNGDRVGLIGKNGAGKSTMLKILSKELEPDSGQIAADKELKIGFLKQDIDFVFGRTVLEESYEAFTEIKALEAKMETINQQLAERTDYESESYNQLMIDLNEVQHQYEIIGGYNYQGDTEKILQGLGFKREDFNKLTDTFSGGWRMRIELAKLLLQNNDVLLLDEPTNHLDIESIIWLEGFLKSYTGAVAIVSHDKMFLDNVTNRTIEISLGRIYDYPKPYTKYLVLREEIRTQQLASQKNQQKQIEQTEKLIEKFRAKASKATMAQSLIKKLDKIDRIEVDEDDNSVMTLNFPVSITPGKVVVEANNISKSYGKKQVLSSVSLMIERDAKTAFVGQNGQGKSTLAKILVGDLEHEGNLKLGHNVQIGYFAQNQAEYLDGNKTVLDTMIDAANETNRSKVRDILGSFLFRGEEAEKYVRVLSGGERNRLALAKLMLQPFNVLIMDEPTNHLDIKSKNVLKEALQRFEGTLILVSHDRDFLQGLTSTVYEFKDEKLKKYLGDIDYYLEKRKVDSLREVEKRTVVKEQPKETKKQSYEEQKKLKSLNNKLSNTESKINQLEKEIKEIDVELATNYDETVAKPNFFDKYQAKKDELAKLMDAWEAITIELEEYA; via the coding sequence GCTAGAACCAGACTCTGGGCAAATAGCCGCAGATAAAGAGCTAAAAATTGGATTTTTAAAACAAGATATAGACTTTGTATTTGGTAGAACTGTTTTAGAGGAATCTTACGAAGCTTTTACAGAAATTAAAGCATTAGAAGCTAAAATGGAAACTATAAACCAGCAACTAGCAGAGCGTACAGATTACGAAAGTGAAAGTTATAATCAATTAATGATTGATTTAAACGAAGTACAACACCAGTACGAAATTATAGGAGGTTATAATTATCAAGGTGATACAGAAAAAATACTTCAAGGTTTAGGTTTTAAGCGTGAAGATTTTAATAAACTTACAGATACTTTTTCTGGAGGATGGCGAATGCGAATAGAATTAGCAAAGTTACTACTTCAAAATAATGATGTTTTATTGCTGGATGAGCCAACAAACCATTTAGATATAGAATCTATAATCTGGTTAGAAGGCTTCTTAAAAAGTTATACTGGAGCAGTCGCTATTGTAAGCCACGATAAAATGTTTTTAGATAACGTTACAAATCGTACTATAGAAATATCTCTTGGACGTATTTACGATTACCCAAAACCTTACACAAAGTACTTGGTATTAAGAGAAGAGATTAGGACACAACAACTAGCATCTCAAAAAAACCAGCAAAAACAAATAGAGCAAACCGAAAAACTAATTGAAAAGTTTAGAGCAAAGGCTTCTAAAGCAACAATGGCTCAATCGCTTATTAAAAAATTAGATAAAATAGATAGAATTGAGGTAGATGAAGATGATAATAGCGTTATGACCTTAAATTTTCCTGTATCAATAACACCAGGAAAAGTTGTAGTAGAGGCAAACAATATATCTAAAAGTTATGGTAAAAAACAAGTGCTATCAAGTGTAAGTTTAATGATTGAGCGAGATGCTAAAACAGCTTTTGTTGGTCAAAACGGACAAGGAAAAAGTACACTAGCTAAAATATTAGTTGGCGATTTAGAGCATGAGGGCAATTTAAAACTTGGACATAACGTTCAAATTGGATATTTCGCACAAAATCAAGCCGAATATCTTGATGGTAATAAAACCGTTTTAGATACCATGATAGATGCGGCAAATGAAACTAACAGAAGTAAAGTTAGAGACATTTTAGGATCATTTTTATTTAGAGGTGAAGAGGCAGAAAAATACGTTCGTGTACTTTCTGGTGGTGAGCGTAATCGTTTAGCGTTAGCAAAATTAATGCTACAGCCATTTAATGTGTTAATTATGGATGAGCCTACAAATCACTTAGATATAAAATCTAAAAATGTTTTAAAAGAAGCACTTCAGCGTTTCGAAGGAACATTAATATTAGTATCTCACGATCGTGATTTTCTTCAAGGTTTAACCTCTACAGTCTATGAATTTAAAGATGAAAAACTAAAAAAATATCTTGGAGATATAGATTATTATCTGGAAAAACGAAAAGTAGATAGTTTACGCGAAGTAGAAAAGCGAACTGTAGTTAAAGAACAACCAAAAGAAACTAAAAAGCAAAGCTACGAGGAGCAGAAAAAACTAAAATCTTTAAATAATAAACTAAGCAATACAGAGTCTAAAATAAACCAGCTTGAAAAAGAGATAAAAGAAATAGATGTAGAGTTAGCTACTAATTATGACGAAACCGTAGCAAAACCAAACTTTTTTGATAAATATCAAGCTAAAAAAGATGAACTAGCTAAGTTAATGGATGCTTGGGAAGCTATAACCATAGAACTAGAAGAGTACGCATAA
- a CDS encoding efflux RND transporter periplasmic adaptor subunit, whose translation MRKIILIIIGIALIIVSFFIAKSLIANKNKPKPVVPKVVKTVLIDTVKNTTVPIVISANGNLTAKQRVELYSEVQGIFKSGRKLFKPGQEYNRGETLISLDAAEYYASVQSAKSNLYNSIAAIMPDLRLDFKDVYQKWQTYLNNFDLNKTTPKLPEVSNEKENYFITGRGIISAYYNVKNLEQRLAKYRITAPFSGILTEALVTEGTLVRNGQKLGEFINPSVYEMEVAISKSFADVLKVGENVSLNNLDKTKTYSGKVSRINGSIDATTQTITVYIEVKDKDLKEGMYLEANLDAEKVENAIEIDRNLLLDSQEVYVINDSLLDVIKVKPVHFSNEKVILKNIPNGTILLKKPVPGAYAGMRVSPANSNTTANETVQ comes from the coding sequence ATGCGTAAAATTATTCTTATTATAATTGGTATTGCACTAATTATTGTTTCATTTTTCATTGCTAAAAGTTTAATAGCAAACAAAAACAAACCAAAACCTGTAGTTCCTAAAGTTGTTAAAACAGTATTAATAGACACTGTTAAAAACACTACAGTACCAATTGTAATTTCTGCCAACGGAAACCTTACCGCAAAGCAAAGAGTAGAATTATATTCTGAAGTTCAAGGCATATTTAAATCTGGTAGAAAACTTTTTAAACCTGGTCAAGAGTATAATAGAGGAGAAACTTTAATAAGTCTTGATGCCGCAGAATATTACGCGAGTGTACAATCTGCAAAAAGCAATTTATATAATAGTATTGCAGCAATAATGCCAGATTTAAGATTAGATTTTAAAGATGTTTACCAAAAATGGCAAACCTATTTAAATAATTTCGATTTAAATAAAACCACTCCAAAATTACCAGAAGTATCAAACGAGAAAGAAAATTATTTTATAACAGGTCGCGGTATTATAAGTGCTTATTATAATGTAAAAAACTTAGAACAGCGTTTAGCTAAATATAGAATTACAGCACCATTTTCTGGAATATTAACCGAAGCTTTAGTGACTGAAGGTACACTGGTGCGAAACGGTCAAAAACTAGGAGAGTTTATAAATCCATCTGTTTACGAAATGGAAGTTGCTATTAGCAAATCTTTTGCAGATGTTTTAAAAGTAGGAGAAAATGTAAGTTTAAATAACTTAGATAAAACAAAAACCTACTCAGGAAAAGTCTCAAGAATTAATGGAAGTATAGATGCTACAACACAAACTATAACTGTTTATATAGAAGTTAAAGATAAAGACTTAAAAGAAGGCATGTACTTAGAAGCTAATTTAGATGCAGAAAAAGTAGAAAATGCAATAGAAATTGATAGAAACCTATTATTAGATAGTCAAGAAGTGTATGTAATAAATGATAGTTTGCTAGATGTGATAAAAGTAAAACCTGTCCATTTTTCTAACGAAAAAGTGATTTTAAAAAATATTCCAAATGGCACTATTTTATTAAAAAAGCCAGTGCCAGGAGCTTATGCAGGTATGCGAGTGTCTCCAGCAAACAGTAATACAACTGCTAACGAAACCGTTCAATAA